The proteins below are encoded in one region of Chloroflexota bacterium:
- a CDS encoding thiamine pyrophosphate-binding protein yields MATVIGSQVLARTLRRLDIDTMFYLMGGPMLAAETACIEEGIRSIDVRHEQAAAMMAHAYGRVRNTIGVCMAASGPATMNLVTGVANAWADAAPLLAIGGASPVSQFRKTAFQEMDQLSVFKPITKWSERIYDARRIPELVAMAVKESLNGAPGPVYLDLPGDVLYREVDEDSIAYPDPAQVMRRHRPLGDPGAVAAAVELLQKAERPIVVSGSGILWSGASERLQQWVELSGIPFYTTPQGRGVAPDDHALSFMTARSTAFREADLAIVVGTRMNYVINFMAPPRFSASAKLIQIDINPGEIGHNRPADVGIVGDAGQVLGQLLAAADGKLDRRRYAPWVEHLAAVEASKREESEARLSTDQTPIHPLRLCKEIRDFLDRDAILVVDGQEILNYGRQSIPTFVPGHRLNSGPFGTMGVGLPFGLGAKAAKPDAQVLVLHGDGSFGLNAMELDTAVRWKLPVVTVVSLNGGWTADPDKNKPGRDLGYTRYDKMAEALGCHGEYVEDPAEIRPALERAFAAGIPALVNVKTDWRARATTAAFSNYST; encoded by the coding sequence ATGGCAACCGTCATCGGCTCGCAGGTGCTCGCGCGTACGCTGCGCCGCCTCGACATCGACACGATGTTCTATCTGATGGGCGGCCCGATGCTCGCCGCTGAGACCGCCTGCATCGAGGAAGGCATCCGCAGCATCGACGTGCGCCACGAGCAGGCCGCCGCCATGATGGCGCACGCCTACGGTCGGGTCCGCAATACCATCGGCGTCTGCATGGCGGCGTCCGGCCCGGCCACCATGAACCTCGTCACGGGCGTCGCCAACGCCTGGGCCGACGCCGCCCCGCTGCTGGCCATCGGCGGGGCCAGCCCCGTCTCGCAGTTCCGCAAGACGGCCTTTCAGGAGATGGATCAGCTCTCCGTCTTCAAGCCGATCACCAAGTGGTCGGAGCGTATCTACGACGCCCGGCGCATCCCCGAGCTGGTGGCGATGGCCGTCAAGGAGTCGCTGAACGGCGCGCCCGGGCCGGTCTACCTGGACCTGCCCGGCGACGTGTTGTATCGCGAGGTGGATGAGGACAGCATCGCCTACCCCGACCCCGCGCAGGTGATGCGCCGGCACCGCCCGCTGGGGGATCCGGGCGCGGTGGCGGCGGCGGTCGAGCTGCTCCAGAAGGCCGAGCGCCCGATCGTCGTCTCGGGCAGCGGCATCCTCTGGTCGGGCGCGTCGGAGCGGCTCCAGCAGTGGGTCGAGCTGAGCGGCATCCCGTTCTACACCACGCCGCAGGGGCGGGGCGTGGCGCCCGACGATCACGCGCTCTCGTTCATGACGGCCCGCTCCACGGCGTTCCGCGAGGCCGATCTCGCCATCGTCGTCGGGACGCGGATGAACTACGTCATCAACTTCATGGCCCCGCCCCGCTTCAGCGCCAGTGCGAAGCTGATCCAGATCGACATCAACCCCGGCGAGATCGGGCACAACCGCCCGGCCGACGTCGGGATCGTCGGGGATGCCGGGCAGGTCCTTGGGCAGTTGCTGGCGGCGGCGGATGGCAAGCTCGACAGGCGCCGGTACGCCCCCTGGGTCGAGCACCTGGCGGCCGTCGAGGCCAGCAAGCGCGAGGAGTCCGAGGCGCGCCTCTCCACCGATCAGACCCCGATCCACCCGCTGCGCCTCTGCAAGGAGATCCGCGACTTCCTGGACCGCGACGCTATCCTGGTGGTGGACGGCCAGGAGATCCTCAACTACGGCCGCCAGTCGATCCCGACGTTCGTGCCCGGGCACCGGCTGAACTCGGGGCCGTTCGGCACGATGGGCGTCGGGCTGCCGTTCGGGTTGGGCGCGAAGGCCGCGAAGCCGGATGCCCAGGTGCTGGTGCTCCACGGCGACGGCTCGTTCGGCCTCAACGCGATGGAGCTGGACACGGCCGTCCGCTGGAAGCTGCCCGTCGTGACCGTCGTCAGCCTCAACGGCGGCTGGACGGCCGATCCCGACAAGAACAAGCCCGGCCGCGATCTTGGGTATACCCGCTACGACAAGATGGCCGAGGCGCTCGGGTGTCACGGCGAGTACGTGGAGGACCCGGCCGAGATCCGCCCGGCCCTGGAGCGGGCGTTCGCGGCGGGCATCCCGGCGCTGGTCAACGTCAAGACGGACTGGCGGGCGCGCGCCACCACGGCGGCCTTCTCGAACTACTCGACGTAG
- a CDS encoding CoA transferase: MVAALPALAGIKVVDLTQFEAGTSCTETLAWLGADVVKIEEPTQGDQGRRASTDTPGVDSYYFMLLNANKRSLTCNLKTEEGKALLRKLIETGDVFIENFGPGTIERLGFGYETVRQINPNIIYAQIKGYASDSPYANFLSFDMIAQSVGGALATTGDEDQRPIKPGPTIGDTGTGLHCAIGILAALLQRQVTGRGQRIEVAMQEAVINFSRIAYASQMLWGKAPERNGNRSVLGTSAPSDTYPCKGGGPNDYCFIYTSRAANHQWHRLLGVIGREDLLDDPRFTNPPDRLRHIDDVDQLIVAWTTQRDKVEVMETLGRAGVPAGAVFDTHELINDPFLQQRGMFTTVEHPVRGEVTMPGWPVKMSDSEVPVVTSPLLGQHTDEVLGEWLGYDQARVQELKAANAI, from the coding sequence ATGGTTGCAGCTCTGCCGGCCCTCGCCGGTATCAAGGTGGTCGATCTCACGCAGTTCGAGGCTGGCACCTCGTGTACCGAGACCCTCGCATGGCTCGGCGCGGACGTCGTCAAGATCGAGGAGCCGACCCAGGGCGACCAGGGCCGGCGGGCCTCCACCGACACGCCCGGCGTGGACTCGTACTACTTCATGCTGCTCAACGCCAACAAGCGGAGCCTCACCTGCAACCTCAAGACCGAGGAAGGAAAGGCCCTCCTCCGCAAGCTGATCGAGACCGGGGATGTCTTCATCGAGAACTTCGGCCCTGGCACCATCGAGCGGCTCGGCTTCGGCTACGAGACCGTCCGCCAGATCAACCCGAACATCATCTACGCCCAGATCAAGGGGTACGCCTCGGACAGCCCCTACGCCAACTTCCTCAGCTTCGACATGATCGCGCAGTCCGTCGGCGGGGCGCTCGCCACCACCGGCGACGAGGATCAGCGGCCGATCAAACCCGGCCCGACCATCGGGGATACCGGCACCGGCCTGCACTGCGCCATCGGCATCCTGGCCGCGCTGTTGCAGCGGCAGGTGACCGGGCGGGGCCAGCGCATCGAGGTGGCGATGCAAGAGGCCGTCATCAACTTCTCGCGGATCGCCTACGCCAGCCAGATGCTCTGGGGCAAAGCGCCCGAGCGCAACGGCAACCGCAGCGTCCTGGGCACCAGCGCCCCCAGCGACACCTACCCCTGCAAGGGCGGCGGCCCGAACGACTACTGCTTCATCTACACCAGCCGGGCCGCCAACCATCAGTGGCACCGGCTGCTCGGCGTCATCGGGCGCGAAGACCTGCTGGACGATCCCCGCTTCACCAACCCGCCCGACCGCCTGCGGCACATCGACGACGTGGACCAGCTGATCGTTGCCTGGACGACCCAGCGCGACAAAGTCGAGGTGATGGAGACGCTCGGGCGGGCCGGCGTGCCGGCCGGGGCCGTCTTCGACACGCACGAGTTGATCAACGATCCGTTCTTGCAGCAGCGCGGCATGTTTACGACCGTCGAGCACCCGGTGCGGGGCGAAGTGACGATGCCTGGCTGGCCCGTCAAGATGTCCGACAGCGAGGTGCCGGTGGTGACCTCGCCGCTGCTCGGGCAGCACACCGACGAGGTCCTGGGCGAGTGGCTCGGCTACGACCAGGCGCGGGTCCAGGAGCTGAAAGCGGCCAACGCGATCTAG